The Aspergillus nidulans FGSC A4 chromosome VIII genome contains the following window.
GACAAGGAGTTCAAGAACGAAGGAAGGCAAGAGAgcgagagaaagaatggaaTGTTATCCTGTGGCCATCAAGGacgagaggaagaaacaaAGACAATGACTATAAGGGATCCTGGCTCTGCCTAGATATAGTTTTTGGTGGAGGGCACCTGAGCAGCTCGCCCCCTCAGATGAGTTTCCAAGACATtgattcttcatcttcagcaaACACAAGCTGGAGATATCTCGTGCAGAAGGCCACACGCGAAAGCCCTGTAGCCGCCTCTCTCCACAAGGACCGAGAAGAAAATCAATCCATTGGTTAATGGAGGATCCCTCTGCAGGACAGAAGGATGCAGGGGCATCACTACTCACGACCTGCTGAATACAGTGTTTCTAAATCTGTACCCCGGGCGCTTAGATCTGGATGGAGACTTGGAGTTGACGAATAAGCAGTCGGCTGTAAGGAATACATTCTTGGCTGCAGTAGTGCACGTTGCACGgatcatttcttctttctcgtTCACGAAGAGTCTATTGGGTTGGGCTTGGTTGTTAGGGTGCGGCTAGGGGTGTCGGCGGCTACAGGTGGAACTATATTGGCTAGTCCCTGGCCCATATTGTGAAGAACTGTCAGTCCTTTTCAAAGTCTTTTCTTGGCTTCTATTAATTATAGTTCGTGCAATATACTGAATGTAGGTAGGACTATATACTACCCGTGTGAAGTTTCATCGTACTCCGTCCTTCCCAAGGTCCAGCCGTTTTATCCCCTTTGCTATTCCCGACCCCATACATGATGCAGGATTAATTCCGAGTATAGGCCGAGGCCGGGCCCCTGGAGGGCCTGTGCTAGCGTCTTCATCCCTCAGAACTTTGCTCTAACATCTTTCTCGCTAaacctcctcgtcttccttctGAGCATCTCCGCCCTCTCGTCCATACTCATGCCCACCTGCTCGCCGATTGGTACTAGGCATTTCGCAAGATACGCGTAGTCCTTGCGCAACAACCGTATCGTGATCATGATGTAGTCGATGTTGCGGAATACGAGCGCGTGTTCTGCCGCATAGCGGTCTTTCTGCTGCAGGAGGGAAACCGGGTGCTCGCGCCAGTGTCGGCGGGGGTTAAGGTGGTGAGACGTGTGATAACCATCATTGTAACAGAAGCGGTTGCTCTGCGGCAAGCTATATTAGTATGTTCAAATGACGGGAGGAATCCAGCGCGCGGAGGGGGGATGGAGGGGGAGATGGCGTACAGGAACATCAATAAGAGTAATACTCGACCGAAAGTCCGAATTCGGatcgacctcgtcgacaaAGGCGTGTTGTCCCCAATTACCCACCATCAATCCCACacgcagctgcagaagcggCAAGACGAAGACACATAACGTCGCTCTCCAATTGACATAATGCCAGAGCAGCGCCACAACGAGGTAGTTTCCTAGTTCCCAGAACGCAGCTTTGGCCGCCATACCGAACTTTCCCTTGCGCCAGAAGTAAAGCGGCAGCTCggcccagatgaagaagaaaaagcgGCCGACATAGCACAGAAAGTCGATCAGTTCATCGCGCTGGTACCGGATCGTCGAAGACAGGTCACCTGGCCCATTTCCTTCAACATGGTGGTGCTTGACATGATGGTAGTAATATGAGTTCCAGGTATGGCCCATCAGCGGGTTCGTGATGTACGGAAACAACCCGTCAAACCACCAGAAACTCTTTTTTAGGATCCCGCCCATATGGATGTGCTGGTGCATCATGAGCGTATACGTGCCTACATAGTAGGATTGCATAATCCAGTGCAGGATGCCGTGGACCCAGGTGAAGTTTCCAGGCCCGAAAAGGTAGAGGGCGCTCGGGACTGACGTAGTGAAGTAGAGGATAAGATGTGTGAGCATGACAACGTCTGTCTCGACACGAACTATCTGTCGCGCAGTCGCAATGTAGGCTTGTATTAGCCTTTTTAGTATGCTAGGCAATTTTGCGAGATCTTTCATGTCCCAGGTCACGAAGACGGTGGGCTCGAACTCGGCCGCTTGAGTGTTGTTCAGAGCTTGGAGTCTCAGTATTGTGTCTTTATCGGAATGTGTCTGATTTGACGCATTTTGGGTCGCTATCCACCTTGTCAGTATGAGCTTACTCGGGCCCTGAGTAGAGCGTGGACATACATTTCCCTCTGTTCCGTGCTCCCGCGGGATcgtttcctttttcttcgggCTGAAGactgccactgctgccgtGGATCTCGGCATCATGCAAAAGAGTCTTTAAAACCAGCAGATCCGGCTCGGTTAGATTTGGGTCTATAAAATTGGAGGGGTCCATGTTGGGATGGCCTCCTTACTCAGAGTGCGGTGGGTTGTCAGAACGTGCAGAAGACTGTCAGAATGTTAAGGGGAAGCTACGGGTATCGGCCCATCCGTCAGGGGCCAGATCCTTAGACTTGTTGCCTAACAAAGAGCCTCACAATGGTATCTACATTGCGGGAATCCCAAACGTTTTGACATGTAGGGAGAAGAAACCTAGGTCAGAATATTATATACAAGACCTGCAGACAGTTGCTTAACTAGACCAATTAGAAGGTGAAAAAGACACTGACAGGATCTTACTTTTCCGTAAATGTGCTTAGTAAGAGTTGAAGCATGAAACCTCGAACGGTAAGACGCCACTCTACAAACATGCTTCACGAACAGGATCTTCGGCCTTCTCGGCGGGAGCAAATCTTGAGTCAGATGCGCCTTCCCGATAGCTTGTCGTTACCTTAGGGGCTCGAGTAGCGTTGGTGGAATTGACTGGCACCCATGCCAATGCCACATGACTTGACCAATCAAATTCAATCTACGGATCTACGGATCTACCCCAcgataaaaaaaaaattggCGGGGTTGATTTGAAGAGAGGGAAGCTGCATTCAGAGCAAAGGCAAACGCAGCTTTCAAACTGTGAAAATAACTGCTCTTAGACGAGCTGTACCTTCTATATCTAGTTCAAGTCTCAGTT
Protein-coding sequences here:
- a CDS encoding uncharacterized protein (transcript_id=CADANIAT00001689), encoding MMPRSTAAVAVFSPKKKETIPREHGTEGNVCPRSTQGPSKLILTRWIATQNASNQTHSDKDTILRLQALNNTQAAEFEPTVFVTWDMKDLAKLPSILKRLIQAYIATARQIVRVETDVVMLTHLILYFTTSVPSALYLFGPGNFTWVHGILHWIMQSYYVGTYTLMMHQHIHMGGILKKSFWWFDGLFPYITNPLMGHTWNSYYYHHVKHHHVEGNGPGDLSSTIRYQRDELIDFLCYVGRFFFFIWAELPLYFWRKGKFGMAAKAAFWELGNYLVVALLWHYVNWRATLCVFVLPLLQLRVGLMVGNWGQHAFVDEVDPNSDFRSSITLIDVPSNRFCYNDGYHTSHHLNPRRHWREHPVSLLQQKDRYAAEHALVFRNIDYIMITIRLLRKDYAYLAKCLVPIGEQVGMSMDERAEMLRRKTRRFSEKDVRAKF